Within Oribacterium sp. oral taxon 102, the genomic segment CATCCGCTTCACCATAGGAATGTGAAGGAGGAGGGAAATGCAGGCGTCGTGACAGGGCTTGCGTGGACGCAGGTCGGCGGAGAGATTCTGTATATCGAGACGCTGCTCACCCGGGGTGACGGCAAGACGGTGATCACCGGAAGGCTCGGGGATGTGATGAAGGAGTCCGCCCAGATCGCGATGAGCCTCGTGAAGGCGCGGTTCCCGGAGGAGGCGGCGAAGCTCTCGGAGAACGATCTGCATATTCATGTGCCGGATGGGGCGACGCCGAAGGACGGGCCGAGCGCGGGCATTACCCTCACCGTAGCGCTCGCCTCCCTGGTTACGGGCAATGCGGTTTCTCCGCAGACGGCGATGACCGGTGAGGTTTCTCTCGAGGGCAATGTGAATCCGATCGGAGGGCTCCCGGAGAAGCTGATGGCAGCGCAGCGCGCCGGAGTGAAGCGGGTGCTGATTCCGAAGGACAATGCAGAAGATCTGATCGATGTCGCGGACGAGGTCAGGGAAAAACTGGAGATCCTGCCGATATCCACCGTGGACGAAGCGCTGCGGCTTACCGGAGTGGTTCGGGAGGGATAATCGGAGCCGGGAAGGCTGTGTGCTCTTCCGGCGCTATCGTAGGAACACTGTCACAGGAGAATGCTGTCCTGCCTCTTGTTTCATGCAGATATTCCTGCTATGCTGATAGCAGCTTTCTTTCCTGTTTCCGTCAGTATAAGATGAAAGCGCGAAGGAAGCCAATGGAAACGGGACAGGAGATACGGTATGGAGCGATGGAGAGAGACGGCGGACTATGCTGTGGTATACAAAGCGCCGGGCGAGGATTCGGAGAGAGATATGCCGGAGGGGCTGCGCTGTGTGCATCGGCTGGATAAGGCGGCCTCTGGGCTTCTGGTTTACGGGAAGAGCCGGGAGGCAGCCGCGGCGCTGTCCGAGCAGCTGAGGAGCCGGACGCTCCGGAAGAGCTACCTGATTGTGGTGGATGGCATCCCGTCGGAGCGGGAGGGCGAGCTTACAGATTTCCTTTATAAGGACAGCGCGAAGCAGAAGATGTTTCCGGTCAGACGGAAGCGGGCAGGCGTAAAGGAGGCGCGGCTTTGCTACCGGGTGCTGGCTGTGGAGGAGGGACGAGCCCTCATTCGGGTGGAGCTCGAGACGGGGCGCTTCCATCAGATCCGGGCACAGTTCGCGGCGCGGGGGCTCCCCCTGCTCGGAGACATGAAGTATGGCTCCCGGGTGAAGACGGAGATGCTCGCGCTGCTTTGTGACCGGCTCCGCTTTCTGGATCCGGGGAGCGGAGAGGAGATCACGGCAGAGCTTCCGCTGCCGGAGGCATTTCCATGGAAGAGGAGGGAAGATGTACGCTGAAAGCAGCTATGGCGATCGACCGCCGCTGAAGAAAAAGAAGAAGGACAGCCGTGTAGAGATTGACGGGAAGCCGATGTCGAAGTATCAGCGGAAGCTTCGGGAGAAGGAACTTCGGCGGGAGCAGGGTGCGCTTTCTATGGAAGAGGAGGGGACTGTACGGCACGCTGCGGAGGCTTCGGATGCCGACACGGAGGACTTCGGCTTCGCAAGCGAATTCGGAGGGCAGTTCGAGCCGGAGATTCTGGAGGAGGCGGCGGAGCTGCTCCGTGCGTCCGCATCTCGAGGGAATGGGGACGGGGGTGGGAGAATCCGTCCGGATTATCGGCGGGAGGCCTGCCGCGAGCATTTTTCGTGTGCGCATTGCGGCGCGGAGATCTCGCCGGAGGGAGCCGGCTCCGGGCACCGAAATCACTGCCCGCATTGCCTGCACAGTCTCCATGTCGATGTTGAGCCCGGGGACCGCGCCTCGGACTGCCGCGGCGATATGGAGCCGATCGCGATCTGGGTGAAGGACGGCGGAGAGTGGGCGATCGTCCATCGCTGCAAAAAATGCGGGAAGCTGAGCACGAACCGGGTGCTGGCGGACGACGATCCGCTCCAGCTGATGTCTCTCGCGGTGAGGGCGTTGGCGAACCCGCCCTTTCCGCTGCGGATGCTACGGGACTGCCTGAAAAGGGAGGGCTGATTTCGCGTCCTCTGTCGGATTCTCCGCTTGATTCCGTAAAACATGGGTGCTATAATGCTCTATTATTTCCATCGGCATTTACAGGAAGGGAGGAGCGCATGAGGAGAATCAGGGATTTTTTAAAGGAATACCGGCACCTCTGGGTTCTGTCCTACGGCATCGTTTACCTTTTGTGGTTCCGTTTTCTGGAGCGAAGCGTGACGGTCAGAACCGGCTATCATATCATTCACAGCGTACTGGATGACCGGATCCCGTTCTGCGAGTACTTCGTCGTCCCCTACTTCCTGTGGTTCCTCTATATCGCGGCGGGCGTGCTCTATTTCTTCTTCGTGAACAGAGAGGACTACTACAGAGTATGCACCTTCCTTTTTTCGGGAATGACGGCAAGCCTGCTGATCTGCACCGTTTATCCGAACGGAACCGATCTTCGTCCCTTCTTCGATCCCGGGAAGAATGCGTTCACGAAACTTGTCGGCTGGCTCTACCGAACGGATACCTGCACGAACGTGTTTCCGAGCATCCATGTCTACAATTCCATCGCGATGCATATCGCAATCTCGAAGAGCCGGAATATCGGCAGGCTGCACTTCGGAAAATGGATAAAGTGGGGATCACTCCTGCTTTCCACCTCGATTTGCTGCGCGACAGTCTTCCTGAAACAGCATTCCATGCTCGATGTGGGAGGGGCTGTCGTCCTCGCGAGCATCGTATATGGCTGTATCTACGGCTATCCGGTATTTGAAATGAAGCCGCAGTGGGATAAGCTATGAATTATTTTCGGAATGCGCTGGGGCACTTTCGGACGATTACGCGGCACAAGGCGGAGGTACTGCGGGGCTGCTTCCGGATCGGTCTGTACCGGCAGGGGCTGCTCCATGATCTCTCGAAATACGGCTGGGAGGAGTTCCGGGCAGGCGTCCTCTATTATCAGGGAACGCGGAGCCCGAACAGCGTCGAGCGCCTCCGAACCGGCGTCTCCCCGGCGTGGCTGCATCACAAGGGTCGAAACAAGCATCATTACGAATACTGGTGCGACTACAAGCTGGATGATCCGAGACAGCTGATCGGCTGCCGGATGCCCTACCGCTATGTGGCAGAGATGTTCTGTGACCGGGTGGCGGCGTCGAAGATTTATAGGGGCGCGCAGTACACGGATGCCAGCCCATGGGAGTATTTTCAGAATACCAAGGATTCTCCTCTGATCCATCCGATTACGAACCGTGAGATCAGTGAGCTCCTCCGGATGCTCCGGGAGGAGGGGGAGGACAGAACCTTCGCCTATCTTCGGGAAGAGGTGAAGCGCCGCAGGCGGGAGAGGGATTTCTTCTGAAGATGTCTTGACAAATGGGGAGCGAGTTGCTATGATATCTCTTGCGTCTTGAAGAGATGCATTTGCGTGCGTAGCTCAGCTGGATAGAGCGTCTGGCTACGGACCAGAAGGTCGTGGGTTCGAATCCTGTCGCACGCAGAGTAGAGGCTGCGAGGAGATGAAGTTTCATTTCTTCGCAGTTTTTTTGTGCGAAAATTCATCGTAGATGGATCATGCACCGTAAAGCCGCGGAAACGCGCGGGGAAACGTCGGCTTATTCATCATAGTGCGCAGCTTCTCGGATAGAAGCAGAAGCAGCGTTTCCTCAGATCCCTGCGCCGAAGTTGTTCTCGAGCTCCTCAACATTCCGATTCATCTGCACCAGATCGGAGAGACGGTAACGGTTCACGACCGAGTAGATGGCATCGTCGATTTCCTTATAGAGGGGGAAGGTCGGACAGGACGCCGACTTCTGGCAGCGGTTGCCGTCCTTCAGGCAGTCGACCGGTGCGAGCGTTCCCTCGGCGGCGTCAAGGATGTCTCCGACGCTGAGAATGTCGGCAGATCTGGTCAGGAGATAGCCGCCCTTCGCGCCGCGGACGCTCCGCAGGAAGCCGCCCTTGACCATCAGAGAGATGATCTGCTCCAGATATTTTACAGATAATCCCTGCCGCTCGGAGATGTCTTTAATGGAGATCGGGCTGCCGTCATGTTCATGCGCGGCGATGTCGATCATGATCGTGAGGGCGTAGCGCCCCTTCGTGGAAATCATCATAGGTAGCCTCCTGTTTCAGCCCCGCAGAGACGAAAAGAAAATCACATTATCGCGCCTGTGTATGGGGATATGAACATTTTTCATAGAAAATCGTTGCATACGCAACACCTATAAAATGAAATCATAGTATTCTATAGCTACAGGATGAAGTTGAGATTGCTTCTCAATCCATCGGGCAGATGGTTTAATCCTAGCACAGCACTAGACTTTTCTCAAGGGTGTATATCGGAAAAGAAAGGCTGAAATCAACTCTGTGTTTTAATTGAAAAACATATGAGTTTACTAGGACTAACTACTTGACGGAGAGAAATGTACACTGTATACTTCACGCTGTTGACAGATATTTAACAAAACTTCCGCGGTACGGGAGGATATCGGCGTACCGCAGCCAATGGAGGAGAAGATAAGATGAGAGAAGAGTGGAGAGGCTTTAAGGGAGGTCACTGGCTGAAAGACGTGAACGTGCGCGACTTCATCCAGGAGAACTATACGCCGTACGAGGGAAATGCGGACTTCCTCGCGGCTTCCACGGCAAGCACCGACAAGCTCTGGGGCAGGGTGCAGGAGCTGCAGAGGGAGGAGCGGGCGAAGGGCGGCGTCCTCGACTGCGAGACCAAGGTCGTGTCCGGGATCACTGCCTATGGCGCGGCATATATCACGGAGGATTCCAAGGCAGAGGAGAAGGTCGTAGGACTCCAGACCGACAAGCCGCTGAAGAGAGCCTTCATGCCGTACGGGGGCATCAAGATGGCGGAGCAGGCAGCGAGCACCTACGGCTATGAGCCGGATGCAGATCTGCACAAGATCTTCACGGAATATCACAAGACGCACAATCAGGCGGTTTTCGATGCCTACACGCCGGAGATGCTGCTTGCCCGTAAGAACAAGATCCTGACCGGACTTCCGGATACCTACGGCAGAGGCCGTATCGTCGGCGATTACAGAAGAGTCGCGCTCTACGGCATTGACTTCCTCGTAGAGGAGAAGCAGAGGGACTTCGCGAACTGCGGCTGCGGCATCATGACGGACGACATTATCCGGCAGAGAGAGGAGATCGCGGAGCAGATTAAGGCGCTGAAGCAGATGAAGGTGATGGCTGCCGCCTACGGCTTCGATATCTCCGTACCGGCGAAGAATGCGAGAGAGGCGGTGCAGTGGCTGTACTTCGGCTATCTCGCGGCGATCAAGACACAGAACGGCGCGGCGATGTCTGTGGGACGTGTTTCCACCTTCCTCGACATCTACATCGAGAGAGATTTGCGGGACGGCGTGCTGACCGAGGCGGAGGCGCAGGAGCTGATTGACCATTTCGTAATGAAGCTCCGTATGGTGAAGTTCGCGCGGATTCCTTCCTATAATCAGCTCTTCTCCGGAGATCCGGTCTGGGCGACGCTGGAGGTCGCTGGTATGGGACAGGACGGTCGTTCCATGGTTACGAAGAACGACTTCCGTTTCCTGCATACCCTCGAGAACATGGGACCGGCACCGGAGCCGAATCTCACCGTGCTCTATACGAAGCGGCTGCCGGAGAACTTCAAGGACTATGCGGCGCGGATCTCTGTGAAGACCTCCTCCGTGCAGTATGAGAATGACGACGTGATGCGTCCGGTATGGGGCGACGATTACAGCATCTGCTGCTGCGTATCCGCAACACAGACCGGTAAGGAAATGCAGTTCTTCGGCGCGCGTGCAAATCTCGCGAAGTGCCTGCTCTATGCGATCAACGGCGGCAGAGACGAGCAGACGAAGATGCAGGTCGGCCCGGAGTATGCGCCGATCACCGACGAGTACCTCGACTACGATGTTGTAATGAAGAAGTACGACAAGATGATGGACTGGCTGGCAGGCATCTATGTGAACGTCCTGAATCTGATTCAGTATATGCACGACAAGTACTACTATGAGGCGGCGGAGATGGCGCTGATCGACACCGATGTACGCCGTACCTTCGCGACCGGCATCGCAGGCTTCTCTCATGTGGTGGATTCTCTCTCCGCGATCAAGTATGCGAAGGTGAGGACCGTCCGTGACGAGAGCGGTATGGCGATCGATTACGAGGTAGAGGGCGATTTCCCGCGCTATGGAAATGACGATGACCGCGCAGATGATATCGCAGTAGAGCTGCTGAGAACCTTCCTCACGAAGATCAAGAAGTATCATACTTATCGGAATTCGGAGCCGACGACCTCTATTCTTACCATTACCTCCAATGTTGTATACGGTAAGGCGACCGGTTCTCTCCCGGACGGCAGGAAATCCGGTGCGCCGCTGTCTCCGGGTGCGAATCCCTCCTACGGCGCGGAGAAGAATGGACTGCTGGCATCTCTGAATTCTGTGGCGAAGCTGCCGTATGAGTATGCGCTGGACGGCATTTCGAACACGCAGACCATCAATCCGTCTGCACTCGGACACAATGAGGATGAGGAGACGGCGACACTTGTCCGTGTTATGGACGGCTATTTCGCGAAGGGCGCACATCACCTCAATGTCAATGTATTCGGCGTGGAGAAGCTGAGAGACGCGATGGAGCACCCGGAGAAGCCGGAGTATGCCAATTTCACGATCCGTGTATCCGGCTATGCCGTGAAGTTCATCGACCTGACGAGAGAGCAGCAGCTCGACGTTATCTCGAGAACAGAGCATAAGTCTCTATAAGGCCAGTATACGGGCCGATTCAGCTGAAATGCATAGCAGCAGCCGGGAAATCTCTGATTGCTGAAAATGAAGAGGAGCCGCCGATTCGGCGGCTCCTCTTCGTAAAAACAGAGGCAGCTGCTTCGCGCCCTTGCCGCATCGCTTCCCGACGTGTGATGCAGCAGGGCGCAGGCAGATGGCATAGGGAGACAGGAGAGTAAGGAGGAGAATATGGGAGAGCAGATCAGGGGGGCGATCCATTCCGTCGAGAGCTTCGGTTCGGTAGACGGGCCGGGAACACGTTTTATCATTTTTCTGAAGGGCTGCCACATGCGCTGCCGCTACTGCCACAATCCCGATACATGGCAGCTTGAATCGAAGGACTGGCGGACGGCGGATGAGCTTCTGGATCAGGCGGAGCGCTATCGGGAGTACTGGGGAGAGGACGGCGGCATCACTGTCAGCGGCGGCGATCCGCTGGTGCAGATCGATTTCGTGACGGAGCTCTTCGAGAAGGCGAAGGCAAGGGGCATCAATACCTGCCTCGATACCTCGGCGCAGCCCTTCACGCGGGAGGAGCCCTTTTTCTCGGCCTTTCAGCGGCTGATCCGCGTGACAGATACGGTGCTTCTGGACATCAAGGAGATCGATGAGGAGAAGCACAAATGGCTGACCGGCTGGACGAACCGGAATATTCTGGATTGTGCACGTTACCTCTCCGAGCAGGGTGTGGATATGTGGATCCGGCATGTGCTCGTGCCGGGCATTACGGACAGCGAGGAGGAGCTCCGGCGCACCGGGGCCTTCATTGACACGCTGAAGACGGTGAAGAGGGTCGAGGTGCTCCCCTATCATACGCTCGGCATCTTCAAGTACGAGAACCTCCATATTCCCTATACCCTGAAGGATGTAGAGCCGCCGACAGCAGAATCCGTCGCACGCGCGAGGGAGCTGCTTGGAGCGTAGAGGTTTTCCGGTCGTTTTCCATCAGGAAAACTCGGAGCTTTGGGTTTTCTTTAAAATTGATTTATGCTATAGTAAGCGATGGAGCGCAGGCTCCGTCGCTTTTTTGTAAGCATTTTCCGGCTGCGTACAGCAGAGCCGGTATATTGGGGAAGACTGGGAAAGGTAGGTGACAGATATGACACATGCGGATGGTGACAATCCCCTGTCGCGACAACGCAGCGTAAACACAGATTATCTTCGCACCGAAATCGGAGCCGTCGGACAGTGACTGTTCTGAATGATAGGAAGCAGGCGATCCCGCAAGGATGGAATGCTTCCTATCATATAGCCGTCTGAGCCGTTTTCATGGTGCGCGAAAGGAGCTTGTCATGGAAATGGAAATGGGCAGGAAGGAGCTGGAGAGGCTCTTAGAGGAAAAGCAGTACAAGAAGCTGCGCAGGATTCTGTCGGAGATGAACGAGGCGGATATCGCTGCGATCATGGATGACATGGAGGATGAGGACAGCCTGAAGATCTTCCGCATCCTCCCGAAGGGCATCGCGGCAGACGTCTTCGCGCTTTTGGAGGTGGAGGATCAGCGCTACATCATCATGTCGCTGTCCACGAGCGAGGCGTCCCGTATCGTCGACAACCTGATGGCGGACGATGCGACAGATCTTCTCGAGGAGATGCCTGCCAACATTGTAAAGAAGATCCTGGCGAATGCGAGTCCGGAGACCCGCTCAGACATCAATCATCTCTTACAGTACCCGGATTCCTCCGCGGGCTCGATCATGACGGTCGAGTATGTGGATCTGAAGAAGGATATGACCGTGCAGGAGGCGATCACCCGCGTCCGCGTGCTGGGACTCGATTCGGAGACGGTAAATGTCTGCTATGTGCTGGATCGGAAGCGCCTGCTGGTCGGAACCGTAGCGCTCCGTTATCTCCTGATCAAGCAGCCCGGTGAGATCATCGGGGATATCATGAATGAGAATGTCATCAGCATCAAGACCTCCACTGACCAGGAGGAGGCAGCGCGGATGTTCCAGAAGTACGACTTCACGACCATGCCGGTCGTGGACAATGAGAACCGGCTGGTCGGCATTATCACGGTCGACGATGTCATGGATATCATGGAGGAGGAGGCGACCGAGGATATCGAGAAGATGGCGGCGATGATCCCCTCCGATAAGCCGTATTTCCGCGTGGGGATACTCGAGACCTTCCGAAACCGTATGCCGTGGCTTCTGGTGCTGATGGTCTCTGCGACCTTCACCGGTGCGATCATCTCGCGCTATGAGAATGCGCTGGCGTCCTATGTGCTGCTGACCGCCTACATTCCGATGCTGATGGATACCGGCGGAAATGCCGGCTCGCAGTCCTCGACCTCGGTCATCCGCGGACTTTCCCTGCGGGAGATCGAGTTTAAGGACTTCTTTTCCGTACTCTGGAAGGAGGGGAGAGTCGCGATTCTCTGCGGAGCGGGCCTTGCAGCGGCGAATTTCGTGAAGCTCCTGCTCTTTGATCACCTGAGTCTGCTGATCGCTGCGATCATCTGCATGACGCTGGTAATGGTGGTGATCTTCGCGAAGCTGGTCGGTGCGGCGCTGCCGATGCTTGCCGATCGGATCCATCTCGACCCGACGGTGATGGCGAGCCCGCTGATCACGACGATTGTGGATACCGTTTCTCTCTGGATCTATTTCCAGCTGGTGACGGTGTTCCTGCTGCACCGGGCAGGCTAGGGCAGATATAAGCACAAACGATAGCTGTATGCAGAAAATGCATTGACAGAGAATAAGTTTAGGAAGAAAATCGACAGGGTACTGCGGACTTTGCCGCAGGCAGTAGGGAAGAGAGAGGAGTACATTATGATTCGACTGGGAATTTTGGGCTATGGTAATCTGGCGCGCGGTGTGGAGAGCGCGATCCGGCAGAATCCGGATCTGGAGCTCCGCGTGATCTTCACGAGGAGAGATCCGGCGGCGCTTTCGATTCATACGGAGGGCGTGAGGCTTGATCGTGCGGAAAATGCTCTGAACTACAGGGAGGAGCTCGATGTACTGCTGCTCTGCGGCGGCTCGGCGACAGATCTTCCGGAAATGACGCCGAAGTATGCGCAGCATTTCAATGTCATCGATTCCTTCGACACGCATGCCAATATTCCTTCTCACTTCGAGAGGGTGGACAGGGCGGCGAAGGCATCCGGGCATCTCGCCATGATCTCCGGCGGCTGGGATCCGGGACTGTTCTCCCTGAACCGGCTCTATGCGGAGGCGGTACTGCCGGAGGGGAAGCATTATACCTTCTGGGGAAGGGGGGTCTCACAGGGGCATTCGGATGCGCTCCGCAGGATCGCGGGCGTGAAGGATGCGCGGCAGTACACTGTTCCGATCGAGTCCGCGCTGGACGCGGTTCGGAGCGGGAGGACTCCGGAGCTTACGGCGCGGGAGATGCATCTCCGGGAGTGCTTCGTCGTAGCGGAGGAGGGAGCGGATCTTGCCCGGATCGAGCGGGAGATCAAGACCATGCCGAACTATTTCGCAGACTATGATACGACCGTACATTTCATTTCGCAGGAGGAGCTGGATCGTGAGCACAGGGGGCTCCCGCACGGCGGTCTGGTGCTGCGTTCCGGTGCGACCGGCTTCGAGAGGGAGCATCACGAGCTGATCGAGTACCGGCTGACGCTGGATTCCAACCCGGAGTTCACCGGCTCCGTGCTCGCCGCCTACGGAAGAGCGGTCGCGAGGATGGCAGCAGAGGGCTTCCGGGGCGCAGTCACTGTCTTCGATGTTGCACCGAAGTATCTGAGTCCGAAGAGCCCGGAGGAGCAGAGACACAGCCTGCTGTGACAGGACAGGATGAGGGGCTTCCGGAAAGAGAGGCTGTCCTATAGCTCTCGGGGAAGGCGGATCTATACGCTATGCTTCGACAGGAGGAAAAGGATGAAGAGAGGCTGGAAAATCGGGAGAATGCTGGGGGCATGTATGCTCTGCCTCCTGTTCTTTTCCGTGACGGGACGCGCGCGAGATGTCTGGGAGCAGAAGGACGGCGTATGGTACTTCTATACGGAGCCGGATACGCTTCCGGAGAATTATGAGAGGACGCCCTACAGCGGCTGGATCCACGCTGACGGAGATGTATGGTACTATGCCGAGGCTTCCCGTATGATGACGGGCTGGCTGATCGTGGATGGCAGCTTCTATTACTTTCATGACGACGGCAGGATGGCGCGGAACGAGTGGGTCGGCTGCTTCTACCTCGGAGAGGATGGCGCAGCACTCACGGATACGACGACGCCGGACGGCACGAGACTCAGCATTTATGGATCGAGGATGCGGAGGGGCAAGGGCATAGAGGAGCTGAATGAGAAGACCGCGCGCTATATCGGGGTTCTGAAGGAGCATCCGGACGCACGGGCAGAGCTGGGCAGTCCCGGACAGGTCGTACTGGAGAACGGGAACGGCAAGCGCTTCCTGATCTTCAAGACCCTGTCGCTCTATGACAGGGAGAGCGGCGCGCTGCTTTACAGCGGCGACGGCGCCTTCGAAATGAATGCAGTGCTGGAACGGCGGGACGGTGACCGAATCACGACGTTTCGGGCGACGGAGCTTCTCGAAAACGGCACGCTTCTCGGGGAGAGGGTCTTCCTCGATCCGGCGGGGCTGATCACGGGGATTTCGCAGAGGGGTAAGCCATGACGCTGCAGCAGCTTCGGCAGGTCATCATGGTTTCCGACTGCGGCTCGATGAATGAGGCGGCGAAGCGGCTCTTCCTCACCCAGCCCAGCCTCTCCGCTGCGATCAAGGCGCTGGAGAAGGAGGTCGGGATCGAGATTTTCAGCCGCTCGAACCGCGGGATCGTCGTGACCTCGGAGGGAGAGGAGTTCCTCGGCTACGCCAGACAGATCTCCGAGCAGTATCAGCTCATGGAGGACAAATATCTCGCGGGGACGGCGCAGAAAAAGAAGTTCTCCGTCTCGATGCAGCATTATACCTTCGCGGTGGAGGCATTCATCCGACTTGCGCGGCAGTATGAGGCGGACAATAAATATGAGTTCGCGGTGCATGAGACGAAGACGATGGAGGTCATCGAGAATGTGAAGAACCAGACCAGCGAGCTGGGGGTGCTTTACCGGAACGACTTCAATGCAAGGGTCATCGGCAAGATCCTCCGGGAGGCTTCGCTGGAGTTCATCCCGCTCTTTGACTGCAACATCTTCGTTTTTCTGGCGAAGTCCAATCCGCTCGCGGGGAAGGCGCTGATCTCTATGGAGGATCTCCGGGACTATCCCTGCTGCTCCTTCGATCAGGGAGAACGCAATTCCTTCTACTTCGCGGAGGAGGTGCTCAGCACCTACGATTACAGGAAGCATATCAAGGTCAACGATCGCTCGACAATGCTGAATCTCATGCTCGGGCTGAATGGCTACACGCTCTGCTCCGGCATCATCTGTCAGGAGCTGAACGGTCCGGAGTATACGGCGGTTCCGCTGGATACGAAGGAGAAAATGACGATCGGCTACATCAAGAAGCGGAGGATGCCGCTTTCAGAGCTGGGACGGCGCTATGTTTCGGAGCTGCAAAGATACGAAAATCAACGACTGTAAGGGAGAGACGCTATGGAAAGCAGCATGAAAATCCTGATTCTCGCGGTATTGCTTCTCGCAGCATTTCTGCTCGGCTTCCTCTATGTGAAATACCGGAGCCGAAGAGAGCGGGGGCGCTATCTTCCACCGAAGGGCGGAAGGCAGCATGTCACGCTGGAATCGAAGGATCTCGGGAAGACGGCGCAGCAGCTGCTCCCAGGACTCGGCGGAAGGGAGAATATCCGCTCCGTCACGGCGGATGGCGCGCGGCTTCGGATCGAGATCGCGCAGTATTCTGCGGTCAATGAGACACTGCTCCGGGATTGCGGTGTGGGCGGCGTGCTCCGTCCCTCGAAGACGCTCCTGCATATCATCGTAGGAGAGCGCGCGGGGGAGCTCGCGGAGCAGCTGCGGGAAGCCGCGGGGCTTTGAACGGGACAGGGCGGACAGGCGGAAGCCGGAGCGAAGGATCTCCTCCGCTCCGGCTTCTGTCGGCAGCGGCATGGATGAATCTGACATGGGATTTCAGGAAAGGAAGGCGGGATGGCGGCGACGAAAAAGTATGAGATGGATATGACGAGCGGCGCGATCCTGCCGAAGCTGGTGCTGTTCAGCCTGCCGCTGATCGCGTCCGGTATCCTGCAGCTCCTGTTTAACGCGGCGGACGTGGTGGTCGTGGGACGCTTCGTCGGCCCGCAGGCGATGGCGGCAGTCGGCTCGACCGCCTCACTGATCAATCTGCTGATCAATTTCTTCATCGGGCTTTCGGTTGGTGTGAACGTCTGCGTTGCGCGGTATTATGCGGCAGGGAAGGACACGGCGCTTTCCGAGACGATTTCGACGGCGGTGCTGACGGCGGCACTCTCCGGCGTCCTGCTGATCCTGCTTGGCACGGCGCTGGCGCGTCCGATGCTGGAGCTGATGGGTTCCCCGCAGGATGTGATCGGGGACTCTGTGCGCTATCTTCGGATTTACTTCCTCGGGATGCCGGCAGTGATGCTCTATAATTTTATTTCCGCGATCTTCCGTGCCGTCGGAGATACGAAGCGCCCGCTCTACTTCCAGCTCGCTGCAGGGATCGTCAACGTGTTCCTGAATCTATTCTTCGTACTGGGGATGCGGATCGGCGTCGCGGGGGTTGCGATCGCGACCTCAGTGTCGCAGGCGCTCTCTGCGGCATGTCTCCTCGTGATCCTAACGCGGGAGGAGGGACGGCTGCACCTTGATCTTCGGCGGCTTCATATCAACCGGCAGAAGCTTCTCGAGATCTTCAAGGTCGGATTCCCTGCAGGCCTGCAGAGCACGGTGTTCAGCCTTTCGAACGTCATTATTCAGAGTGCGATCAATTCCTTTGGCAGCATCGCGATGGCAGGCTCGACCGCCAGTGCCAATATCGAGGGCTTCGTCTACATTTCGATGAACTCGGTTTACCAGACGAATCTCTCCTTCTGCAGTCAGAATATCGGCGCGGGGAAGTACAGCCGGATCAATCCGATCCTCTAC encodes:
- a CDS encoding RluA family pseudouridine synthase; protein product: MERWRETADYAVVYKAPGEDSERDMPEGLRCVHRLDKAASGLLVYGKSREAAAALSEQLRSRTLRKSYLIVVDGIPSEREGELTDFLYKDSAKQKMFPVRRKRAGVKEARLCYRVLAVEEGRALIRVELETGRFHQIRAQFAARGLPLLGDMKYGSRVKTEMLALLCDRLRFLDPGSGEEITAELPLPEAFPWKRREDVR
- a CDS encoding RNHCP domain-containing protein translates to MLRASASRGNGDGGGRIRPDYRREACREHFSCAHCGAEISPEGAGSGHRNHCPHCLHSLHVDVEPGDRASDCRGDMEPIAIWVKDGGEWAIVHRCKKCGKLSTNRVLADDDPLQLMSLAVRALANPPFPLRMLRDCLKREG
- a CDS encoding phosphatase PAP2 family protein translates to MRRIRDFLKEYRHLWVLSYGIVYLLWFRFLERSVTVRTGYHIIHSVLDDRIPFCEYFVVPYFLWFLYIAAGVLYFFFVNREDYYRVCTFLFSGMTASLLICTVYPNGTDLRPFFDPGKNAFTKLVGWLYRTDTCTNVFPSIHVYNSIAMHIAISKSRNIGRLHFGKWIKWGSLLLSTSICCATVFLKQHSMLDVGGAVVLASIVYGCIYGYPVFEMKPQWDKL
- a CDS encoding DUF5662 family protein; the encoded protein is MNYFRNALGHFRTITRHKAEVLRGCFRIGLYRQGLLHDLSKYGWEEFRAGVLYYQGTRSPNSVERLRTGVSPAWLHHKGRNKHHYEYWCDYKLDDPRQLIGCRMPYRYVAEMFCDRVAASKIYRGAQYTDASPWEYFQNTKDSPLIHPITNREISELLRMLREEGEDRTFAYLREEVKRRRRERDFF
- a CDS encoding RrF2 family transcriptional regulator, with the protein product MMISTKGRYALTIMIDIAAHEHDGSPISIKDISERQGLSVKYLEQIISLMVKGGFLRSVRGAKGGYLLTRSADILSVGDILDAAEGTLAPVDCLKDGNRCQKSASCPTFPLYKEIDDAIYSVVNRYRLSDLVQMNRNVEELENNFGAGI
- the pflB gene encoding formate C-acetyltransferase, which codes for MREEWRGFKGGHWLKDVNVRDFIQENYTPYEGNADFLAASTASTDKLWGRVQELQREERAKGGVLDCETKVVSGITAYGAAYITEDSKAEEKVVGLQTDKPLKRAFMPYGGIKMAEQAASTYGYEPDADLHKIFTEYHKTHNQAVFDAYTPEMLLARKNKILTGLPDTYGRGRIVGDYRRVALYGIDFLVEEKQRDFANCGCGIMTDDIIRQREEIAEQIKALKQMKVMAAAYGFDISVPAKNAREAVQWLYFGYLAAIKTQNGAAMSVGRVSTFLDIYIERDLRDGVLTEAEAQELIDHFVMKLRMVKFARIPSYNQLFSGDPVWATLEVAGMGQDGRSMVTKNDFRFLHTLENMGPAPEPNLTVLYTKRLPENFKDYAARISVKTSSVQYENDDVMRPVWGDDYSICCCVSATQTGKEMQFFGARANLAKCLLYAINGGRDEQTKMQVGPEYAPITDEYLDYDVVMKKYDKMMDWLAGIYVNVLNLIQYMHDKYYYEAAEMALIDTDVRRTFATGIAGFSHVVDSLSAIKYAKVRTVRDESGMAIDYEVEGDFPRYGNDDDRADDIAVELLRTFLTKIKKYHTYRNSEPTTSILTITSNVVYGKATGSLPDGRKSGAPLSPGANPSYGAEKNGLLASLNSVAKLPYEYALDGISNTQTINPSALGHNEDEETATLVRVMDGYFAKGAHHLNVNVFGVEKLRDAMEHPEKPEYANFTIRVSGYAVKFIDLTREQQLDVISRTEHKSL
- the pflA gene encoding pyruvate formate-lyase-activating protein codes for the protein MGEQIRGAIHSVESFGSVDGPGTRFIIFLKGCHMRCRYCHNPDTWQLESKDWRTADELLDQAERYREYWGEDGGITVSGGDPLVQIDFVTELFEKAKARGINTCLDTSAQPFTREEPFFSAFQRLIRVTDTVLLDIKEIDEEKHKWLTGWTNRNILDCARYLSEQGVDMWIRHVLVPGITDSEEELRRTGAFIDTLKTVKRVEVLPYHTLGIFKYENLHIPYTLKDVEPPTAESVARARELLGA